CACAGATCATGGCGACGATCACGAAGTAGAGCGGGCCTTTGAGCAGCTCGCGCTTGTCGCCGGTGCGGGTCATGGTTTTGACCGCCTGGTCGTCATCGGCAGCGAACAGTCCTTTCTGGATGAGCAGCACCGTCCAGACGGCGAAGACCGTGATGTTCAGGTAGTGCGACCAGTCACCGTCGCGAAAGAGCGGCAGGAACACGATGACCGAACCGGCGCAGATGTGGGTGATCTTGCGGCTGATGTCTCGCGGCAGACCGTGGTTGGTTACGAGCCAGTCCATGAGCAGCGGCACGCTGAAGACATACGCGATCGTGAGCAGCATGACCAGAACGTTGTGCCACACGACAGGCAGGTCGAAAAAGGTAGGGGCTATGGCTGTCATGCCGCCTCCGGATGGTGAAGGTTATACGGAAGATGACCTGAAAAACGGATGTTCGTGCGGGGTATCGTCATCGTTTTTTCGCCCGGTATTCATTAGAACCGGCAGGCGGAACGAGTAATCGCAATCCACCTGCCACCTTCGGAAAGCTCACATGTACTTTGCGCCAATCAGCGCGGCGGCAAACATCTGGTTGGTCAGAAACAGAATGTTGTTAACCACCTGGAACCGCAGGAATGCGTTGTGCTCCTGTACCTCGCTCTTGCCGATAGCGTTGCCGAAGCCGTCGTCAACGGCGTGCTGCACCAGTGTAATGCCCGATTTGGGGTCGCGATAGATCGGAATCTGAATGATGATGTTCAGTACAAGTCCTGCAATGATAAAGTACATCAGGGTCGTGAACCCCCACATGTATGAGCGCCACGCGAAGACGGCGAACACCAGGTCGATGATGATGAAGGCGACAAGAAAGGTGTTCTTCGCGCCAATCATGACGGTCAGGGACTTCATGCCTTCTTTGGCATCACCCTCCTGCGACTTGAAGTCGTTCATGACGATGAGCGCCACGGCCATGAAGAAATTAAGTCCGGCAAGCCAGAGCACCTCGGGGCGAATATCGCTGAAAAGCGCATTGGCCGAAAGATAGGTGATAAAGCCGTAGGAAAAGCCGACCGCTGGAGCGGAAAAGAAGATGTTTTTCTTGAGCTTGAAAGGAGGCGCGGAGTAGAGATAACCAATGACAAGGCCGGCCAGGAGCGAACCAACGAAAATCATGCCGCGCTGGCCGCCGATGCTCGTGCCGATCCAGCTGCTCAGTGCCACAGCAATCACCAGCACGATGCTCCAGTTCCAGATTGCCTCTTTTTCCGACAGCCTTCCCGACGGAATAGGGCGGGTCGGCTCGTTGACCCGGTCGAGTTCGAGATCGTAGTAGTCGTTCACCGACTGGCTAAAGCCGGTTCCAAGTGGGCCGTAGAGCAAAAAAAGCGCCGCGAGCAGCAGGTAGTCGTGCACGGTGGGCTGCATCGCTCCGGATGCCATGACTCCCCCGGCGAGGCAAGGAAAAACGCTGATCCAGGTGACGGGATCGAGCAGTTCGAGATGGGCTTTTACTTTATCGACCAATCCTTGGCTTGCAACTGACATGACTGATGAGATAGTGAAAACGGCTCCGGGCCGGTTGAAAATGACTGTGTGAGCCTCCGGCGAGGAGATATTCCGCACCATGATGCTCCTCTATATGTTGCGTAAATTTACAAATCCCGCAGAAATAATAACATCATATCGGGAACAATTATGAAGGAAGTGCCCGCCCGTTGGGTGACCGGGCGCTAAACCGCCTCTCCGGAGAGCGTAGCCGAGGTGGCGCCCGTGATTTTCACCAGCAGCGTGTCGCTGGGATTGAACCTGCCCCGGCTGAAAACCACCACACGGTTTTCGGGGGTACGGCCCATGAGCATGGACTCCGATCGCTTGCTCTCGGCTTCGGCAAGCACCTCGACCGTCTTGCCGATCTCGCGCTGGAAAATCTCGCGCGATATGGCATTTTGCAGCTCGATGATCTCCTGAAGCCTCGCCTTTTTGACCGTGTCCGGCACATCGTCCGGCAGGTTACGCGCCGCCCAGGTGCCCGGGCGTACCGAATAGTGGAACATGAATGCCGTATCGTAACCGACTGCCTCCATCAGCGAAAGAGTCTCGCGATGATCCTTTTCGGTTTCGGTGCAGAATCCGGCAATCAGATCGGTGGTAATGGCCACCTCCGGAATGTAGCTGCGGATCATGGCGATCCGGTCGAGATACTCCTCACGGGTATGGCCACGCTTCATCAGGTCGAGCATTCGCGACGATCCTGACTGCACGGGCAAATGGATATGGTTGCAGAGATTCGGGCGCGCAGCGATGACCTTGACGAGCGCTTCGGAGATGTCCTTCGGATGCGAAGTGGTGAAACGGATGCGCATTGAAGGCACCGCGAGGCTCACGCCTTCGAGCAATCCGGCGAAGTCGAGCCCCTTTTCGGCGTCGCGCCATGAGTTGACGTTCTGGCCGAGCAGCGTCACCTCGCGGAATCCGGCTTTTTCCAGTGCAACCACCTCAGCCACCACGCGCTCGAAACCGACGCTGCGCTCGCGCCCGCGCGTCACTG
The nucleotide sequence above comes from Chlorobaculum tepidum TLS. Encoded proteins:
- a CDS encoding diacylglycerol/polyprenol kinase family protein, with translation MTAIAPTFFDLPVVWHNVLVMLLTIAYVFSVPLLMDWLVTNHGLPRDISRKITHICAGSVIVFLPLFRDGDWSHYLNITVFAVWTVLLIQKGLFAADDDQAVKTMTRTGDKRELLKGPLYFVIVAMICGTLYYKQFAGVLAMAILGWGDGLAPIVGTRMGKMKYKVFCERSVEGSIAFLAGSLAAGLFFVWLIVPQAFNPAKIAMIAVAATVIEALSPKEVDNILIPAEVIALAAVL
- a CDS encoding UbiA family prenyltransferase produces the protein MSVASQGLVDKVKAHLELLDPVTWISVFPCLAGGVMASGAMQPTVHDYLLLAALFLLYGPLGTGFSQSVNDYYDLELDRVNEPTRPIPSGRLSEKEAIWNWSIVLVIAVALSSWIGTSIGGQRGMIFVGSLLAGLVIGYLYSAPPFKLKKNIFFSAPAVGFSYGFITYLSANALFSDIRPEVLWLAGLNFFMAVALIVMNDFKSQEGDAKEGMKSLTVMIGAKNTFLVAFIIIDLVFAVFAWRSYMWGFTTLMYFIIAGLVLNIIIQIPIYRDPKSGITLVQHAVDDGFGNAIGKSEVQEHNAFLRFQVVNNILFLTNQMFAAALIGAKYM
- the miaB gene encoding tRNA (N6-isopentenyl adenosine(37)-C2)-methylthiotransferase MiaB produces the protein MPSSFYIHTFGCQMNQADSEIVTALLRAEGFVPSADETNADIVLLNSCAVRENAEERLGNILMHLKGRKRRCKELVIGVLGCVPQFERERVFSDYPFVDFIVGPDNYRELAGLVAGLREAVARPALLDYDQTETYAGIEPVRAGSISAFLPVMRGCNNHCAFCVVPVTRGRERSVGFERVVAEVVALEKAGFREVTLLGQNVNSWRDAEKGLDFAGLLEGVSLAVPSMRIRFTTSHPKDISEALVKVIAARPNLCNHIHLPVQSGSSRMLDLMKRGHTREEYLDRIAMIRSYIPEVAITTDLIAGFCTETEKDHRETLSLMEAVGYDTAFMFHYSVRPGTWAARNLPDDVPDTVKKARLQEIIELQNAISREIFQREIGKTVEVLAEAESKRSESMLMGRTPENRVVVFSRGRFNPSDTLLVKITGATSATLSGEAV